The nucleotide window GCGTTGGTGACCGCGACCATGGGCGGGCGGTCACCGAGGAGGGATATTCCGCGTCGCCGGGCCACCAGCGTGCCGGCCGCGCCCAGCAGCTGGGCCAGAGCCAGTAGCTCAACATCGCGCGTTCCGCTGGCCTTGAGCGCCTCTACCGCCAGCACTCCCTGGGAATGTCCCGCCAACGCAACCGGCGGGGTCGCGATCAAGTCCATGCCCTGACGCGCGAGGGCCCGGATGGCGGCGATCTGGGTGAGCAGCACGCCGGGCAACGACACCGCCGCTGACGTCAGGTGCTTCTCCGACGGAACGGTATCTTCGGCGGCCAGGGCACGGACCCACTGCAACGGCTCGAAACCGATTGGGCGAACCACCACCAGTTCTTTGGCGACCGGCTCGAGCAGCAGATCGACCTCACCTGCCAGCGCCGCCAGCTCCGCTTCGATCCCGGCCGATGAGACCAGTTCCTCAAGAGTCTCCAGCCAGGCGCTGCCCTGGCCACCGAATGCCACCGCGAACGGCTCACCAGCGTTCAAACGATCGACGAGAGCGTGGGCGCTATGCGGGCCGGTCCCGTCGCGGTCAGCTGACACCCGGTCGTGCTCGTGGATCGTCACGTTATCTCCTGTATGCGTCCTGTATGCGTCTGTACGTATCAGTTCGTTCGGCCGCCCGGATTCCGTGCGGGGCCTGCTCGATTCCGCGTCGAATCGCAGCCGAAAGGCGTCTAACCGGTGTGTTGTCGGCGGGCCGGCCCATGGATCGGGCGGCGCGACGGACTGCATCGGCCATATAAGAGTGTCATAAGGATCGGTCCACATTTTTGACGCGGATAAGTTACTGGCGAGTTCTACGCGCGGGTAACCGTGTCGTGGGTAACACCGCGTTAAACCGCCGACATCGGCGTCCCGAACAAACGTCCTGCATGCAGGTGGTTACGGCCGAGTAGCTACAACTGCGCTGATCAAGGCAGTATTGTTACCAAATCGTTATGTTAGAATTTATCGCCCAGGCCGGCGCCCGACCTCACTTCAGTCGTTTCGGCGAGCCGCCGGCCGCGTTCGCTAGCCACCGTTTCGAGCGAACGAGTGTTTGCTGGGCGGCTGTGCGCCAGACGCTGAGCAAGCAGAAAATCAGGCCCACTGCCCAAATTGGGGCTTGAGGATCTCGTTGATGTCGACGCCGACGCCACCAACCTTGCGTTTGTCGATCTCGACCTGATGCAAGTTCGCGGCCGGATGGGCGTACCCCTTCGGAGAACCCCAGTTGTGCTGCCAAAAATACGCACCCAGGCCGTCGTGCACCGCCCAATCGATCGTCTTGGAGTTGGCGTAGACGCCGGTTCGTTGATGTCCGATCACCGACTCCCAGGCCCGCAGATACGGAACAATCTGGTTTTTGTACTGCTCATAGGACGGGTTGTCGTCAATGGAGGCGTAGATGGGAGCACCCGCCGGACCGCCTGCCGCGGCGTGCAGTTCCATCCCGCGCTTGGCATGCTGCAGGCCCGCCGCGGCGCCGCCCAGCCAGTCGGAGGTGCTGCCCTTGCCATATTGGTAGCAGGAGACGACCTTGAGGCCGTTGCCAACCAGATCGCGAGCCTCGGCGATCTGGATCGGCTTGCCGAGCATCCAGGCGCCGCCGGGCCGCCGATCAGAAACGTAACGAATCGAACCCACGGCACCCGCCGCCCTGATCTGACTGGCGGGGATGACGCCGGCAGCGTAGTCCAACAAGGTACCCAGCGAGCCCGCCGAGGCCGGTGCCGCGCGCAACGACGCCGCCGCGACACCTAGCCCAATCAGGCCTGGGGTCGCCGCGGCGAACTTGAGCAAGTCACGCCGGGATACCCACACATGCCACAGGGTACGCAATAGTAACAATTGACACATCGACCTCAGCAGTTACATCTGAATCACAATGCAACAACGCACCACCCGGGGTCCTCGTCCGGACCCCGTTTTCTTGTCAATACAAAGTTAATAAAGTTGGCGTAGCAACTGCACAGGCAGGCCCCAGCAGCGGGACCCGCATTTGACTGCGACGGGGGTTGCGGTGGATCACGAACAGCTCATCGACCTCACTCGGCGTGCCCTGAAACTGGCACTCGACAAGACCACCGACCTAGCGCCAGGGCAGCACACGGTCGACGCACGCGAGTACACGTCTCCGGAAAGACACGGCCGGGACAGAGCGATGTTGCTGGCCAGTCCGCAACTGGTCGGCTATGTCTCGGAGTTGCCCCACCCCGGCGCATACTGCACCAAATCCGTGATGGGGCGTGCCATCCTGCTGACCAGGACCTCCGATGGGTCGGTGCAGGCCTTCGACAATGTCTGCCTGCATCGACAATCACCGGTGGTGACGGGCTGCGGCACCGCGAGGCGGTTCACCTGCCCCTATCACGCCTGGACCTATGACAACACGGGCCGATTGGTTGGCCTCCCCGGCCGCGAAGGGGCACGGGAGCGACTCTTGTTCGGGCGCAACGAACCTGGACTGCGGCACCGCCACACCAGCTGGCAGCAAGCACTGGACGCGATGGATCGCAACTAGCGGCCGCATGTCGTCAGCGAGGCGATCAGCGCGTCCAGAACGCCTCGGACATCGCGGTCGCATTTCGCCGGCAGGCTGGATACCACCCTCCGCAAGACCGCGAGCGCCTCGCATCGTTTACCCGATTCCACCAACGGGGCAACCCGTTTGGCGACATCGGCCAACTCTCGGGCGGATGAATCGGCATTCGCCACGGTGGTGGCCAGCACGTCGACCAGCTCCCAGTCGCGATACAAGGCCAACGACCGCTCGTAAAACGCGAAGGCGGTGACCGGCTTGCCACGCAGTGTGCCGCGGTAGCGGTATGGCCCCTCCATGTATTCGATTGGCAGGCTGTGTGCCGGTGCGCAGATCAGTGGCTCGCCGACGATGTCCAGCTCAATTGTGGCGCAGGTGATTCGGTGCCGATCGGGCATGTAGCGGGCGTGCGCGGCGGGCGGCATCAGCGGACGCACCGATTCCGGCCATCGGACATAGCTACTGATAGTGACGTCGATGTCTTCGACGCACTCGGGTGGTAGGCCTGGATCGCAATGGCTTATCGTCGCGCCGGCAAACGGTTGCAACGCATTGTTGTTTTCGCGGTCGAACTGTCGCCAAATGCTCATGTCGACACCGGTATCAAAGCTGATGGTCCGCCATTCGTGAGACCTGGCCCGTGGGTCATCCCCGCTGCCGCCGCCCCCGGCATACCGTGGAAACCACTGCCGGTCGATGTGTCCGGCCCTGCCGAAGACCGGTTGCGCCACCTCGCCCCAGCGCAATGTTCCGGTCATCATCATTCCGGTTTGGAAGTAGGAATAAGTGTCCGGCTGTCCGAAGCAGACGATTTTCCCGTTGTAGGCAGCGGCTCCGACCGGCGTCGGTGCGCGCGTCGGTGTCACGGCAAGATTCAGCTGCATTGCCCGGCCGGCCTGATCGGCGCCCACCAGGACGACGTCGTAGGTGTACGGCGACAATTCTCCATCGGCTTCGCGTCGGGTGGTCCAGGACGCGATACCGACACCGCTGCGGTATTCCAGTCCCAGATGCCCGACGGCCGTCGACAGCTTGGGCATGGCGTCGGGTTCCATACTGGCTGGCGGCATGTCGTAATCCGTATAGGTCCCGTAGTCGCCGGTGTCCAGGTCGAACAGCGCCAGCGTGTAGAAATCGGCGACCACCGATCCCCCGGGCCTGTTCTTGTTGAAGATGGTCAGGAACGCCAACGAGCGGCCGGTTTCGGCCGCGTCGAGCTGACCGGCGATGAACCACGTGTCGGATTCCTGGTCTGGGTGTTGGCCTTCGGCGGCGGGAAATTCCAGCGAACTGTCGCCGGGTACCAACTGAAACGGGTAGGTGCGCCAGTCGCAGCTCATGTCGGGCCTTCGCGGTTAATCGGGCCTTCGCGCGCACCACACGACACGCTTTTTAGCTATGTTAGCATCAATAGCGAACTTACCGTCGCGTGCCTCGAGGTGGTGCCCCGATGACGGACAACTCTGCACATCGTTGCTACGACGATCTATTCATCGGCGGGCGCTGGCGCAAACCCGCTACGTCAGAGCGGCTTAACGTCATTTCACCGCACTCGGAGGAGTCCATCGGCCACGCACCGGCCGCCGGTCCCGGTGATGTCGAGATGGCAGTCGACGCCGCGCGGCAGGCCTTCGACCATGGCCCTTGGCCGCGGTGGGAACCTCAGGAGCGGATGCGCAAGGTCGAGGAACTGGCCGCCATCTACGCGCGCCACCTGGATGATATGGCGGATCTGATCACTGCGGAAATGGGTTCGCCGCGCAGTTTCAGCAGACTGGGGCAAGCAGCAGGAGCGGCATCGCTGATCCACCTGACCCTGGCGGCCGCCCAGACCTTCCCCTGGGTGGAGCGCCGCCAGGGTGTGCTCGGTGAAACACATCTGCGGCGCGCCCCCGTCGGCGTGGTTGGGGCGATCGTGCCGTGGAACGTACCGCAGTTTCTGATCATGCCCAAGCTGATACCCGCGCTCATCGCCGGCTGCACCGTCGTCATCAAACCGGCTCCCGAAACACCCTTGGATGCATTGTGGTTGGCCGAAATGATCGAGCAAATCGAATTACCGCAAGGCGTGGTATCGGTGCTGCCGGGCGGACCGGCAATCGGTGAGGCGCTGGTTCGGCACCCTGGGGTAGACAAGATCGCGTTCACCGGCTCTAGCTCCACGGGCCGCCGCATCGCCGCCCTATGCGGAGAGCAGCTGAAACGAGTAGGCCTCGAGCTGGGCGGCAAGTCCGCGGCCATCATCCTCGACGATGCCGACATCGAGAAAACCGTCGGCGGACTGAAGACGGCCGCCCTGATGAACAATGGCCAGGCTTGTGTCGCTCAGACTCGGATCCTGGTCAGCGAACGTCGACACGACGACGTCGTCGACGCGCTGGCCGACATGATGTCCGCGCTACAGGTCGGCGATCCCGCCGATGAAAAGACCGACATCGGACCTCTTGTGGCACAACGACAACAGCATCGGGTCCAGGACTACATCCGCTCCGGTCTGAAGGACGGCGCACGGCTCGTACTGGGCGGCGAGGACAGCCCGACCGAGCGCGGCTGGTACGTGCGGCCCACGCTGTTCACCGGCGCCGTCAACGACATGCGCATCGCCCGGGAGGAAATATTCGGACCGGTGCTGACGGTCCTTACCTATACCGACGAGGCCGACGCGATCCGGATCGCCAACGACAGCGACTACGGCCTGGCGGGTTCGGTGTGGACCGCCGACACCGCGCACGGCCTGGAGATCGCCGCGGGCGTGCGCACCGGCACCTACGGCATCAACATGTACACGCTCGACATCAGCGCACCGTTCGGCGGATTCAAACAATCGGGCATCGGCCGCGAATTCGGGCCGGAGGGACTGGCCGAGTACGTCGAGCTGCAATCGGTGCTGTGCAAAGGAAAGATGCCTCCGCTTACGGACTTTCGGGAAGCTGCACGGTGATATCGACCGGACAGCACAACGCGCCGTGCTGATTGGATACGTCGATGTGAAGGTCGACAAGGTAGCGGGGCCACTCGGTGCTGGTGTCACATCGCTTCGCCAACACCCGACCGCGGCCGACCATGGTGTCTCCGGCATAGATCGAACCCGTCAACCGCATCGATCGACGCACCACCCGGCTGCCCGGGCCCGCCCAGTCCGTCGCCATCCGATCGGCGAAACCGGCAAGGTGCATGGTGTTGACGAAGATCGTCGGATGCCCCTGACGTTGCGCGTAAACCGGATCGAAATGGCCCGGAAAATAGTCCCACGTCGCTCCCGCGTTTTGCACCACCCGCTGGTAACTGATCTCATCGACAACCTCGGGCAGGTCAAGTGGAACGTTGATCTCGCTCCACCGCCGATCGGAATCTGTCACGATGAAGCCTCGGGGGTGAACCGAAACAAGGTATTTCGCGATCTAGCGACCACCGCGCCATCCTGGCGACGGTAGGTCTCCAGTGTCTCCACAAAATGTCCCATCCCGAGCCGGGTCCGCTTTTCCGGAGACACCGACACCAGTTCCTCGATGACGGCGAGCCGATCACCCTCGACGATCGGTTCCAGAAACTCAACATCGTTGGCGGCGTTGACAAATGACGTTCCCGGCAATGGCACCCGCAGTGCCAATGACGTTGGGGCCCGCTCACCCGGCCGCCACGGTGGCGGTATCAACCAGCTCATCAACGACGCTGGTGGTGCCAGCAGACCACCCCACTGTTCGCGGGCGTAGTCGACGTCCCAATACGAACGATTGCCGTCATGGACCATGGCGGCGAACAGTTGGATACGGCCACCGCCGACGACGGTCGCCGCGGTTCGCGGCGTACTCGCCGTGCCCACCATCCGCAGCGCATCGTCATAGGTACCGAAAGACAGTTGGTAGCTCACCTGGCAACCCGAGTCCGGTCACCTACATTACGAGTGGGTGCCGGCTTGGTACCGAATCCCATTCCAGTGCACGGGAAGTGAAGTACCAGCCGCCACGCTCATAGACCAGCTGATCACGAAAGGTCCCCGTCGCTCGGAGCCCGACCTCGCCGTGCACCTCGGCGAATAGCACCGCCACGCAGCGCTGGGTCGCGTTCACCCCGTCCACCCGGATCTCATGGTCGAGGGTAACCAGGCGTTGCCCGTCACCGCCGTCGAACGCGCTGCGCAGATCGGTGAAGGCCTCACCATCACGAAGGTAGGTGGCCCCGGAATGGCGGAAAGTAGCGATCCATTCGTCGCGGTCGCCATCGGAGTAGGCACGGTTGTGCCGAGCGGTCAGATCTAGAATGGCGGCACGGCCGATCGCCGCCTGCAACAGCTGTTGTTCCTGATAGGACATGGTCATCTTGATCTCCAGCCAGATTCGGGAGGAAACAACGGGAACCGAATGACGTAACAGTAACCTAACTCACTTAGCGACGACCTTAGCGACGACGTAGCCATTTTTCTCCCGGTCCCAAGCGGCCGGATGCAATTCCCTGGTACGCAACAAATCTTTACGTATTCGTCCCACGGCGTTCTTCGGAAGTTCGTCGACAGCCTCGACATAGCGCGGGACACAGAAGTAGGGCATGCGGGCAGCGCAGAAATCGAGCATTCGACGCAATGCATTGCGGCACCAGGTCGCAACGTCACGATCAGCAAGATGTCGTCTTCACCGAGGTCACTGGGGACGCCGATGATCGCGGCATCCAGTACCGCCGGAGGACTGACGACGACGGCCTCGATTTCCACCGAGGAAACGTTCTCGCCCCGTCGTCGCAACGAATCCTTGATGCGGTCCACATACGTCAAGTTCTGATCGCTATCGAATCTACCCAGGTCACCGGTGCGAAACCACTCCTGGTGCGGAGCAATGTGCCAATCCGACGCCGGTAGTGTGCTGAGGTATCCCTCGCTCGTCACGTGTGGATATCTGGGCCGACAGGCGATCTCCCCCACCATTCCCGCCGGTAGTTCGGCGCCATTGGCGTCGACAAATGCGCACGTCGAAGTTCGGATCGGGCCGTCCCGAGGTTCCGGGAACCCCGTCGTCGGCAACGCCGCTGATCGCGAGCGGAAATGCTTCGGTCATCCCATACATCGTGACGACGCGACAGTGGTAGCGCTGTTCGATGACACGATAGGAGTGGGCGCGTCGATGGGTGCGGCCGAGATGAACCGCAGCGGCAGCTCGGCGTCGCGTTGATCGTGCGGCAGCTTCTGCAGCATCGAAACCAGCACGCCCGGCACGGTGAAACGTTTGACCCCGAAATCCGAGGGGCACAACGGTCCCGCCCGGTCGGGCTTCATCAAGCCCGCGCGGCGGCCGGGTCGGGCTCGCCGTTGGCGGTGTAGCCGAAGTCGGCGGGCGCGGGTTGGGTGCCGGGATAGAAGCGGTGCGCCCAGCGTCGCAGGGCCGCATAGTCACGCGCCTCTTCGGGCGCCAAGTTCGGCTTCTCCAGATACTTCATGTTCTCCCAGGTGAAGAAGTCCTGTTTGATGACCTCTTGCTGCAGCGCCAGGAACTTGGCGGCCCGGCCGGTGGGCAAGTCGCCGGTGTCGCCCGGCTCCCGCACCGAGGCCTGGGTGTAGAAGTAGTCGGTGTAGTCCTCGTCGACCGGTGTCTGCCCGGTGACTTGGACGGTGGCTACGAGTTCGCTGGGGAAGCGGACGATCCCCAGTCCGAGCGAATAGTTGTCGTAGATGATCTTGGCGTCGACCGGGCCGTTTGGCGTTAACCAGGTTTTGACTCGCCCACCGCCGAAGTTGGCGTTAACGGTCGCGTGCAGGTGGTAGCCGGCAACCTCGAACGAGGCGGTGTGGGCCGGGTTGGCTGCCTTGTGCACATACTGGACGTGATAGGGGTCCGCGGCGTTTTCGATGATCATCTGCGGATGCACCTTGACCCGGTTGAGCATCCGGGTGTGTGGATGCAGCGGGTAGTACTCGCCGGTCTCCAACTCCGGCAAGACCGGTGGATGCCAGTATGGTGCCCGCCCGTGGCGTTCGTGCCAGACCAAGATGAAGCCGTACCACTGCACCGTGGGATAGGTGCGGATGCGGACGTTGTTCTTGCAGCCGATCTTGCTGTACGGGATTAGCGCATTGGTCCCGTCACCCCGCCACTGCCAGCCGTGCCAGGGGCAAGCGATGTGTTCGCCTTCGACGGTGCCGCCGACTCCCAGGTTGGCGCCCAGATGTTGGCAGTACGCGTCGAGCGCATGGACCTTGCCCGACGCGGTACGGAACAGCACCAGTTCCTCGCCGAAATAGTGCGCACGCCTGACTTCACCGACGCCCAGATCGGATGCGAACGCGACAATGAACCAGCCCGTGGGAAACCGGTAGGACGACAGGGCAATACCTGCCGAGACGAATTCTCGTTCCGCGGGATCTTCGGCCGAGTTGGAAGCCGAGTCCGAAGCGGTATGTGTCACGATGTCTCCGTTCCCACGCGGCCGCGCGGCAACTTGGGCCGCGTGCATCACCGCGGTTCGACGACTAGCTCTATTTTTACTATTTTAGACATTGAACGTCAACGCAGGCGTCCAATACGCCCGCACGAAACGGGGTGGCCAATGGCATCTGTCACCGTCGACCTCTCCGACCTCGCCCTGTGGCGCAACGGCTTTCCGGATGAGCTTTTTGCCGAGTTGCGGCAAACCAGTCCGCTTTTTCGACACGACTTCACGCCCGGCTTTGCCAAATCCGTTCACCGCAAGTTCTGGATAACGACCAAGCATCGGCACGCCGTGCGTCTGCATCGAGACTACGAGTCGTTCACCGCGGTCGACGGTCCACTGATCCAGCCGGTCCACATGTTCACCTCGTACCCGACGATCATCAATATGGATCCACCCGAACTCAACAAGCGCCGCAAGCTCATCGCCAGCGCCTTCACGCCGCGATCGATTGCCAAGCTCGAAAACGGTATCCGGGCGCGTGCGGCGCGGATGATCGATCGGTTGCTGGCGGCGGGCGGCGGCGACTGGATCCGCGACGTCGCCGATGCGCTCCCGATGACAGTCATCGGCGACATCCTCGGCATACCCGAGGCGGATCGACCGTCGATCTTCGACTCGTTCGATCAGATCCTCACGGCCCAATCGTCCGCAACGCGGCGGACCCGTCAAGCAGAAGTGGATCTCTACGCCACCATCTTTGCCTATGCGATGGAACTGACCGCGCGGAAGCGGCGGGACCCCGCCGACGACATCTGGAGCACGTTGGCATCGGCGGTGATCACCGGCGACGATGGTGACGAGTTCAGTTTGCCCGCTAACGAACTCGAGTTCTTCTTCTTCGTACTGGCCTTCGCCGGCAGTGACACCACCAAGAACGCGTTGGCCACCGGGCTACAGGCGTTCGTCGCCAATCCTGAGCAGATCGAACGGTATCGCGACGAAGAAGCGCTCCGTCCCACCGCGGTGGAGGAGGTGCTGCGCTGGGCCACCCCGGTGGCGTACTGGACTCGCACCGCCAAGGTCGACCTCGACCTGGACGGCCAACACATCCACCAGGGCGAGCGGGTGGTGTCGATGCTGCGCTCGGCCAACCGCGACGAGGAGGTCTTCGAGTCGCCGTTCGCCTTTGACGTTGGCCGCCAACCTAACCCGCATGTGGCTTTCGGCGGTGGTGGGCCACACCATTGTTTGGGCGCCATGTTGGCCCGGGCGGAACTTCGCGCGGTGTTCGACGAGCTGTTGCCGCGGTGCGCGGACATCACGTTGGGTCCGGCCAAAGTGGCCCATCCGAATCTGACCACCAACATGTCAATCTACAACGAGATGGCGATCACGGTCAGGGCCCGCTGAAACGGTCCTCAGTCCACTATCCGCAGCGCGGCCTTAGGACACTGCTCAACCGCCGCGCGCACGTCGATCTCGCGGTCCGGCGGGACCCGGCATTCGGCGATCTGGACCACGTCCTGGTCACCAAGTTCGAAGATGTCGGGGGCCAGCGATTCGCAA belongs to Mycobacterium basiliense and includes:
- a CDS encoding DUF1906 domain-containing protein; translation: MWVSRRDLLKFAAATPGLIGLGVAAASLRAAPASAGSLGTLLDYAAGVIPASQIRAAGAVGSIRYVSDRRPGGAWMLGKPIQIAEARDLVGNGLKVVSCYQYGKGSTSDWLGGAAAGLQHAKRGMELHAAAGGPAGAPIYASIDDNPSYEQYKNQIVPYLRAWESVIGHQRTGVYANSKTIDWAVHDGLGAYFWQHNWGSPKGYAHPAANLHQVEIDKRKVGGVGVDINEILKPQFGQWA
- a CDS encoding MaoC family dehydratase, with protein sequence MTDSDRRWSEINVPLDLPEVVDEISYQRVVQNAGATWDYFPGHFDPVYAQRQGHPTIFVNTMHLAGFADRMATDWAGPGSRVVRRSMRLTGSIYAGDTMVGRGRVLAKRCDTSTEWPRYLVDLHIDVSNQHGALCCPVDITVQLPESP
- a CDS encoding nuclear transport factor 2 family protein encodes the protein MTMSYQEQQLLQAAIGRAAILDLTARHNRAYSDGDRDEWIATFRHSGATYLRDGEAFTDLRSAFDGGDGQRLVTLDHEIRVDGVNATQRCVAVLFAEVHGEVGLRATGTFRDQLVYERGGWYFTSRALEWDSVPSRHPLVM
- a CDS encoding cytochrome P450, translating into MASVTVDLSDLALWRNGFPDELFAELRQTSPLFRHDFTPGFAKSVHRKFWITTKHRHAVRLHRDYESFTAVDGPLIQPVHMFTSYPTIINMDPPELNKRRKLIASAFTPRSIAKLENGIRARAARMIDRLLAAGGGDWIRDVADALPMTVIGDILGIPEADRPSIFDSFDQILTAQSSATRRTRQAEVDLYATIFAYAMELTARKRRDPADDIWSTLASAVITGDDGDEFSLPANELEFFFFVLAFAGSDTTKNALATGLQAFVANPEQIERYRDEEALRPTAVEEVLRWATPVAYWTRTAKVDLDLDGQHIHQGERVVSMLRSANRDEEVFESPFAFDVGRQPNPHVAFGGGGPHHCLGAMLARAELRAVFDELLPRCADITLGPAKVAHPNLTTNMSIYNEMAITVRAR
- a CDS encoding FAS1-like dehydratase domain-containing protein — protein: MVGTASTPRTAATVVGGGRIQLFAAMVHDGNRSYWDVDYAREQWGGLLAPPASLMSWLIPPPWRPGERAPTSLALRVPLPGTSFVNAANDVEFLEPIVEGDRLAVIEELVSVSPEKRTRLGMGHFVETLETYRRQDGAVVARSRNTLFRFTPEASS
- a CDS encoding ferredoxin, with the translated sequence MRVIVDKNMCEANGFCESLAPDIFELGDQDVVQIAECRVPPDREIDVRAAVEQCPKAALRIVD
- a CDS encoding aromatic ring-hydroxylating oxygenase subunit alpha codes for the protein MTHTASDSASNSAEDPAEREFVSAGIALSSYRFPTGWFIVAFASDLGVGEVRRAHYFGEELVLFRTASGKVHALDAYCQHLGANLGVGGTVEGEHIACPWHGWQWRGDGTNALIPYSKIGCKNNVRIRTYPTVQWYGFILVWHERHGRAPYWHPPVLPELETGEYYPLHPHTRMLNRVKVHPQMIIENAADPYHVQYVHKAANPAHTASFEVAGYHLHATVNANFGGGRVKTWLTPNGPVDAKIIYDNYSLGLGIVRFPSELVATVQVTGQTPVDEDYTDYFYTQASVREPGDTGDLPTGRAAKFLALQQEVIKQDFFTWENMKYLEKPNLAPEEARDYAALRRWAHRFYPGTQPAPADFGYTANGEPDPAAARA
- a CDS encoding secreted hydrolase; amino-acid sequence: MSCDWRTYPFQLVPGDSSLEFPAAEGQHPDQESDTWFIAGQLDAAETGRSLAFLTIFNKNRPGGSVVADFYTLALFDLDTGDYGTYTDYDMPPASMEPDAMPKLSTAVGHLGLEYRSGVGIASWTTRREADGELSPYTYDVVLVGADQAGRAMQLNLAVTPTRAPTPVGAAAYNGKIVCFGQPDTYSYFQTGMMMTGTLRWGEVAQPVFGRAGHIDRQWFPRYAGGGGSGDDPRARSHEWRTISFDTGVDMSIWRQFDRENNNALQPFAGATISHCDPGLPPECVEDIDVTISSYVRWPESVRPLMPPAAHARYMPDRHRITCATIELDIVGEPLICAPAHSLPIEYMEGPYRYRGTLRGKPVTAFAFYERSLALYRDWELVDVLATTVANADSSARELADVAKRVAPLVESGKRCEALAVLRRVVSSLPAKCDRDVRGVLDALIASLTTCGR
- a CDS encoding aldehyde dehydrogenase is translated as MTDNSAHRCYDDLFIGGRWRKPATSERLNVISPHSEESIGHAPAAGPGDVEMAVDAARQAFDHGPWPRWEPQERMRKVEELAAIYARHLDDMADLITAEMGSPRSFSRLGQAAGAASLIHLTLAAAQTFPWVERRQGVLGETHLRRAPVGVVGAIVPWNVPQFLIMPKLIPALIAGCTVVIKPAPETPLDALWLAEMIEQIELPQGVVSVLPGGPAIGEALVRHPGVDKIAFTGSSSTGRRIAALCGEQLKRVGLELGGKSAAIILDDADIEKTVGGLKTAALMNNGQACVAQTRILVSERRHDDVVDALADMMSALQVGDPADEKTDIGPLVAQRQQHRVQDYIRSGLKDGARLVLGGEDSPTERGWYVRPTLFTGAVNDMRIAREEIFGPVLTVLTYTDEADAIRIANDSDYGLAGSVWTADTAHGLEIAAGVRTGTYGINMYTLDISAPFGGFKQSGIGREFGPEGLAEYVELQSVLCKGKMPPLTDFREAAR